One window of Aspergillus oryzae RIB40 DNA, chromosome 3 genomic DNA carries:
- a CDS encoding autophagy-related protein 17 (predicted protein), producing the protein MSDSESSAISNNASDLNPSPGQENSMPQLETLISHLVAAKRSLSSINHVWRANEIVTAARSALEESVVVSARTGFLRRGLNNQLRLLYSVRTEVQEVSLRGRSEFATVLKSLDVADARLRKTLDLLRDTIVHASFRPEGEESKTLHDFVDERGVGELHTTLKRSIDRTNAAQADLESSNRAFDDELQSIKEALGNYRAATQLASSRTSASSSSPSTSNDSLPSLSSIPSMLHSLEMHAQEMANLLESLVRHFDLCVTAVKHTEGGGAAARSITGDVPATVHVNGRVGPNIEEGINANLNAPLDPLSNSEYQEMVSVLIKDAAEAEDVVMEIQDRIGEMETVLENVLAQRDSVLSVYNATTSVFKHLSTLASTRLSGYIAEAHSFTRVWHEEYEQIQSGLADLSDLNTLYDGFLEAYDGLILEVARRRQVRHRVEKVLRDAKQKLDQLYEEDVNARETFRVEQGDYLPSDIWPGIGREPMRIEFRRISGGNLKGIAAEPPDQDAAAAEPKQEARAVSSGDVGEDGEVIPELPKALVEEAIARFNARMRHLP; encoded by the coding sequence ATGTCAGACTCAGAGTCATCCGCGATATCCAATAATGCTTCTGATCTGAATCCCTCCCCGGGACAGGAGAACTCAATGCCTCAGCTAGAGACACTCATCTCGCATTTGGTTGCGGCGAAACGCTCTCTGTCATCCATCAATCACGTCTGGCGTGCAAATGAGATCGTCACGGCCGCTCGCTCCGCATTGGAAGAGAGTGTTGTAGTCTCAGCGCGAACAGGCTTCCTTCGCCGGGGGCTGAATAATCAGTTACGCCTTCTGTATAGTGTCCGTACCGAGGTTCAGGAGGTCTCCCTGCGCGGCCGGTCAGAGTTCGCTACCGTGCTAAAGAGCCTCGATGTTGCGGACGCGAGACTGAGAAAGACGTTAGATTTGTTGCGAGACACCATTGTCCATGCATCATTTCGCCCAGAAGGTGAAGAATCCAAAACCTTACACGACTTTGTGGATGAGCGTGGGGTGGGAGAGCTACATACAACCTTGAAACGCTCAATCGATCGGACCAACGCCGCTCAGGCGGACCTAGAATCGTCTAATCGCGCTTTTGACGATGAGTTGCAGTCTATCAAAGAAGCACTCGGCAATTACCGGGCAGCGACTCAGCTCGCGTCATCCCGAACATCCGcctcttcgtcatctccatcaaCATCCAACGATAGCTTGCCGTCTCTCTCGTCAATTCCATCCATGCTGCATTCCCTCGAGATGCATGCCCAGGAAATGGCTAACCTGCTTGAGTCGTTAGTCCGTCACTTTGACCTCTGTGTGACTGCGGTCAAGCACACGGAAGGTGGGGGGGCAGCTGCCCGATCCATTACTGGTGATGTGCCCGCTACGGTGCATGTCAACGGGCGTGTTGGTCCCAATATCGAGGAAGGCATCAACGCCAACTTGAACGCCCCACTTGACCCGCTAAGTAACTCGGAATATCAAGAAATGGTAAGCGTGCTAATCAAAGATGCGGCCGAGGCGGAGGATGTGGTCATGGAAATTCAAGACCGGATCGGCGAGATGGAGACGGTGTTGGAAAATGTTTTAGCCCAGCGGGATAGTGTCCTGTCGGTATACAACGCAACTACAAGTGTCTTCAAACACTTGTCAACACTCGCCTCGACCCGGTTATCGGGGTATATAGCTGAGGCGCACAGCTTTACTCGTGTCTGGCACGAGGAGTACGAGCAAATACAGAGTGGCTTAGCCGATCTGTCGGACCTCAACACACTGTATGACGGCTTCCTGGAAGCGTACGACGGGCTTATCCTCGAAGTTGCGCGCCGACGGCAAGTGCGGCACCGAGTAGAGAAAGTTCTTCGTGACGCCAAACAAAAGCTCGATCAGTTGTACGAGGAAGACGTGAACGCGCGCGAGACATTCCGTGTAGAGCAAGGGGACTATCTCCCGTCCGATATCTGGCCTGGGATTGGCCGAGAGCCAATGCGGATAGAGTTCCGTCGTATATCGGGTGGCAACCTAAAAGGCATAGCTGCGGAGCCCCCAGACCAAGACGCCGCAGCAGCCGAGCCCAAACAAGAAGCCCGGGCTGTTTCCTCGGGGGAtgttggggaagatggtgaagtCATTCCAGAACTCCCAAAGGCCCTGGTTGAGGAAGCTATCGCCCGATTCAATGCCCGGATGCGACATCTTCCCTGA
- a CDS encoding F-box/WD repeat-containing protein (Cdc4 and related F-box and WD-40 proteins), protein MQSDDRSVREGSDSSQTFLMKMAQPTGELTHPSQQQQLQLQQQSFQSIFGGASDTTEEIDTETDSNHRRPHSFGAAATTPAKLANKNVAPFLVKHIPEQYGPLGSRRTDKLEDLSSPNSKFCYRHRPDLKCRRQADEPSMDKLQRELETLPPSDQQGIAHVWSLFSAAPAKHRKLILQGIMAQCCFPQLSFVSATVRDLIRIDFLTALPPEISFKILCYLDTTSLCKAAQVSSRWRALADDDVVWHRMCEQHIHRKCKKCGWGLPLLERKRLRESKREIELRATTWDVSGPAQNAGGAECSAPHADDVITQKRKADSSDDETAIVKRHCSSLDARPEPDEDYYTTRYRPWKEVYKDRFKVGTNWKYGRCSTKVFKGHTNGVMCLQFEDNILATGSYDATIKIWDTETGEELRTLRGHQSGIRCLQFDDTKLISGSMDRSLKVWNWRTGECISTYTGHRGGVIGLHFDATILASASVDKTVKIWNFEDKSTFLLRGHTDWVNAVRVDTTSRTVFSASDDCTVRLWDLDTKACLRTFHGHVGQVQQVVPLPREFEFEDHDAECDNDNMSTTSGDTESNSLQATLGLESNATETSVFGPSFDNGRPAPPRYIVTSALDSTIRLWETTTGRCLRTFFGHLEGVWALGADTLRIVSGAEDRMVKIWDPRTGKCERTFTGHSGPVTCIGLGDSRFATGSEDCEVRMYSFRN, encoded by the exons ATGCAGTCCGACGACCGATCAGTGCGTGAAGGTAGCGACTCTTCGCAGACTTTCTTGATGAAAATGGCCCAACCGACCGGAGAACTTACACATCCAtcgcaacaacaacaactacaaCTACAACAGCAGTCCTTCCAGTCTATCTTTGGCGGCGCATCGGACACCACTGAGGAGATTGACACCGAGACCGATTCTAACCATCGAAGGCCCCACAGTTTCGGTGCCGCTGCGACGACTCCCGCAAAGCTTGCAAACAAGAATGTCGCACCATTTCTCGTCAAACACATCCCCGAACAATACGGTCCCTTGGGGTCGCGAAGAACCGACaagttggaggatttgagCAGCCCGAACTCGAAGTTTTGCTATCGCCACCGGCCAGACCTTAAATGCAGACGACAGGCAGACGAACCGTCCATGGATAAACTACAGAGG GAATTGGAAACGCTGCCTCCCAGCGACCAACAAGGCATTGCCCATGTATGGTCTCTGTTTTCGGCCGCTCCGGCCAAGCACCGCAAATTGATCCTCCAGGGGATCATGGCTCAGTGCTGTTTCCCGCAACTTTCGTTCGTGTCCGCTACCGTTCGAGACCTCATCCGAATCGACTTTCTGACCGCTCTTCCACCGGAGATCTCGTTCAAAATTCTGTGCTACCTCGACACCACCTCGCTGTGCAAAGCCGCCCAGGTGTCCAGCCGCTGGCGGGCActggcagatgatgatgtggttTGGCATCGGATGTGCGAACAACACATCCACCGCAAATGCAAGAAATGTGGCTGGGggcttcctcttctggaGCGGAAACGTCTGCGGGAGTCCAAGCGCGAAATTGAATTGCGTGCCACCACCTGGGACGTCAGCGGACCCGCGCAGAACGCAGGAGGTGCCGAGTGCAGTGCACCACATGCGGACGATGTGATTACCCAGAAACGGAAGGCGGATTCGAGCGACGATGAGACGGCAATCGTGAAGCGGCATTGTTCCTCGCTGGATGCTCGACCGGAGCCAGATGAGGATTACTATACGACTCGGTATCGGCCGTGGAAGGAGGTCTACAAGGACCGATTCAAGGTCGGCACGAATTGGAAATACGGCCGGTGttccaccaaggtgttcaAAGGCCACACCAACGGAGTGATGTGCTTGCAATTCGAGGACAACATTTTGGCGACTGGTTCATACGACGCGACCATCAAGATTTGGGATACTGAAACCGGAGAAGAGCTGCGTACCCTACGCGGACACCAATCCGGTATTCGCTGTCTCCAGTTCGACGACACAAAATTGATCAGCGGCAGTATGGACCGCAGCTTGAAGGTGTGGAATTGGCGTACGGGCGAGTGCATTTCCACCTACACGGGTCACCGTGGTGGAGTGATCGGACTGCACTTTGATGCAACGATTCTTGCCTCAGCCTCCGTTGATAAGACGGTCAAGATTTGGAACTTCGAGGATAAGTCGACATTTCTCCTGCGCGGACACACCGATTGGGTCAACGCGGTCCGAGTGGACACGACTTCTCGAACGGTGTTCTCGGCTTCGGACGACTGCACCGTTCGCTTGTGGGACTTGGACACCAAGGCATGTCTCCGGACCTTCCATGGCCATGTCGGCCAAGTCCAACAGGTGGTTCCTTTGCCCCGGGAGTTCGAGTTCGAAGACCACGACGCTGAATGTGATAACGATAACATGAGCACCACATCTGGAGACACGGAATCAAACTCCCTTCAGGCAACGCTCGGACTGGAGTCGAACGCCACTGAGACGTCTGTCTTTGGCCCCTCATTTGACAATGGCCGCCCAGCCCCACCACGCTACATTGTCACGAGCGCCTTAGATTCCACCATTCGTCTCTGGGAGACCACGACCGGTCGCTGCCTGCGTACCTTCTTCGGTCACCTCGAGGGCGTTTGGGCGCTCGGTGCTGATACTCTCCGAATCGTGTCCGGTGCGGAAGACCGGATGGTCAAGATCTGGGATCCCAGAACCGGTAAATGCGAGCGCACCTTCACCGGCCATTCCGGCCCAGTGACCTGTATCGGTCTCGGCGACAGTCGGTTTGCGACCGGCAGTGAGGATTGCGAAGTGCGCATGTACAGTTTCCGCAATTAA
- a CDS encoding D-alanine--D-alanine ligase family protein (predicted protein), with translation MRNTRRTGLNIAFVYDPKDYYESIGFSKSECADLADDVTINGVASALESLGHRVVHVPGIKTLVKHLSAEHHKQWDLVFNYSEGVFGSARESQVPALLEAYQIPFTFSDAATLATGIDKGKTKMLLEHYRIPTSPFVIVPRSGEAVDYAALEDQLPYPLFAKPIAASTSNGISPLNKILRKEDLQEVVEDLRAEFKDQEILLEKFLDGREFTVAVLGSGDRARVLGVSEVTWYNPEGRKSDDLSVDFATSFSKAGRGVGHDMGHVHADPADPLVKEIAEIGLSAYQALGCKDGGRVDIRMDGAVPCVIEVNPIFGLRPDHSLFTWIAKNNGMEYQDIIAEIVDNALLRQKPVTEANESH, from the exons ATGAGAAACACAAGACGTACCGGCCTCAACATAGCCTTTGTCTACGATCCAAAGGATTACTATGAATCCATAGGATTTTCCAAGAGTGAATGTGCTGACCTGGCGGACGATGTGACCATCAATGGTGTGGCATCAGCCCTCGAGAGTCTCGGCCACCGCGTGGTCCATGTTCCCGGGATCAAGACTCTCGTCAAGCATCTCTCAGCAGAGCATCACAAGCAATGGGATCTTGTCTTCAACTACAGTGAAGGGGTATTCGGCTCCGCTCGTGAGTCGCAGGTACCCGCCCTGTTAGAAGCCTATCAGATCCCCTTTACCTTTTCCGATGCTGCGACGCTGGCGACGGGGATCGATAAGGGAAAGACCAAG ATGCTATTAGAACACTATCGAATCCCAACGAGCCCATTCGTCATCGTCCCCAGATCTGGTGAAGCAGTCGACTACGCCGCCCTAGAAGACCAATTACCGTATCCTCTCTTCGCAAAGCCAATCGCCGCATCCACATCAAACGGCATATCCCCATTGAACAAAATTCTCCGAAaggaagatcttcaagaagttgTCGAGGACCTCCGCGCCGAATTTAAAGATCAAGAAATCCTCCTCGAGAAATTCCTAGACGGCCGCGAATTCACAGTAGCCGTCCTTGGGTCCGGGGATCGAGCCCGAGTACTAGGTGTCTCCGAGGTAACATGGTACAACccggagggaagaaaaagtgatGACCTCTCAGTCGACTTCGCAACGAGCTTCTCCAAGGCGGGCAGGGGTGTTGGGCATGACATGGGCCATGTTCATGCGGACCCGGCTGATCCTCTGGTCAAGGAGATAGCTGAGATCGGGCTCTCCGCATATCAAGCACTAGGTTGTAAAGATGGAGGCCGGGTCGATATCCGCATGGATGGTGCCGTGCCGTGTGTGATCGAG GTGAATCCGATCTTCGGGCTACGACCCGATCACTCCTTGTTTACTTGGATCGCGAAGAACAACGGGATGGAATACCAGGACATCATCGCAGAGATCGTTGACAATGCTCTTCTGAGGCAGAAACCGGTGACTGAGGCGAATG AAAGCCACTAA
- a CDS encoding cytochrome P450 (cytochrome P450 CYP2 subfamily), which produces MMYTLSTLVFLAGILGLYVLLNSKAPRAPLPPGPKGLPIIGSVGSDLPRGGRDWEHWLKHKELYGPISSITTAGHTHIILNDANVATELLEKRSARYSSRPRLVMANELSGSDIFVTTQNEHAIVRALRKRILSQLRSEEVLLSFYPQVDTLIRRFLLRTLQKPEELIGNIKTGIGGVILKVVYGYTVEFHDRDPLVDLVGETAVAFGRINQPTGYLVDSIPAPLSVKYLPSWFPGAGFKKEAREYRRGFDTLLNWPFTFARRQMEEGNYEPSFVSRLIEQRGSLLSLEEEVKIKHAAAAVYQAGYDTTASTITSFFLAMALFPAAQHKAQEEIDRVVGARLPTPEDRGKLPYVNALINEVLRWNPVAQIGIMHAATEDDIYEGYLIPKGAPIVPNIWAIAHDPDVYSDSMSFKPERFLASDGHTPERDPHTLVFGFGRRICPGRPLTDFNNFLTIARSLAVFQVQKATKDGKEIDPIVDYQGGIIGHLSPFEVSIRPRSAEHEALIRSIEVEDSISRGDSAALESVRV; this is translated from the exons ATGATGTACACTTTAAGCACCTTGGTGTTTCTAGCGGGGATTCTGGGGCTCTATGTCCTCTTGAACTCAAAGGCACCACGAGCCCCTCTCCCTCCGGGTCCCAAAGGTCTACCCATTATCGGCAGTGTTGGTAGCGATCTTCCGCGTGGTGGGAGAGATTGGGAGCACTGGCTGAAGCATAAGGAATTGTATG GGCCCATTAGTTCGATCACGACAGCGGGGCATACTCACATTATTCTTAACGACGCCAATGTGGCAACGGAACTGCTGGAAAAGCGATCGGCGCGATACTCATCTCGACCGAGATTGGTGATGGCCAATGAGCT ATCTGGGTCAGACATCTTTGTCACCACGCAAAATGAACACGCTATTGTCCGTGCTCTACGAAAACGTATACTTTCACAGCTGCGCTCGGAAGAGGTGTTATTATCGTTTTACCCACAGGTTGATACGTTGATCCGACGCTTTCTGCTGCGGACGTTGCAGAAACCAGAGGAGCTGATCGGTAATATCAAAAC AGGAATCGGGGGAGTCATACTGAAGGTCGTCTATGGTTATACTGTCGAGTTTCATGATCGAGATCCGCTCGTTGATCTCGTTGGAGAGACAGCCGTTGCATTCGGCAGGATAAATCAGCCAACAGGTTATCTGGTAGACAGTATTCCTGCCC CCTTGTCAGTGAAATACCTGCCGAGTTGGTTCCCGGGGGCTGGGTTCAAGAAAGAAGCCCGGGAGTATCGACGCGGATTCGACACATTGCTCAATTGGCCGTTCACCTTTGCTCGGCGtcagatggaggagggcaACTATGAACCTTCCTTCGTGTCCAGGCTGATTGAGCAGAGAGGCTCGCTACTTAgcctggaggaggaggtgaaaATCAAACACGCGGCAGCTGCAGTCTACCAAGCGGGGTATGATACG ACGGCATCTACCATCACATCCTTCTTTCTGGCAATGGCGCTGTTCCCTGCCGCACAGCACAAGGCCCAGGAGGAAATCGACCGAGTCGTAGGAGCGAGGTTACCTACGCCTGAAGATCGGGGTAAATTACCCTACGTTAATGCGCTTATCAACGAGGTTCTACGCTGGAACCCGGTGGCTCAAATAGGTATCATGCACGCAGCCACGGAAGATGACATCTACGAGGGCTACCTGATCCCCAAAGGGGCCCCGATAGTCCCCAACATTTG GGCAATTGCGCACGATCCCGACGTCTACTCTGATTCCATGTCGTTCAAGCCCGAGCGCTTCTTGGCATCGGATGGACACACACCAGAACGTGATCCGCACACGCTGGTGTTTGGATTTGGCCGCCGGATATGTCCCGGTCGTCCACTAACGGACTTCAATAACTTTCTCACGATCGCACGATCACTTGCGGTCTTCCAGGTTCAAAAGGCTACGAAAGATGGCAAGGAGATTGACCCTATCGTAGACTATCAGGGGGGGATCATCGGTCACCTATCGCCCTTCGAGGTTAGCATCCGGCCGCGAAGCGCGGAACACGAAGCCCTCATCCGTTCCATTGAGGTTGAAGATTCCATTTCACGAGGTGACTCGGCCGCACTTGAGTCAGTGAGGGTATAG
- the erg4A gene encoding c-24(28) sterol reductase (sterol reductase/lamin B receptor), protein MPRNRRANGSANSSEKPVSKSLSPTETHMEFGGPAGVTALMLGFPLLMYYMYIGATLYDGHLPTPQNGETISDFLYHLFDLAYTHAFPHRRAWIIYWTFLILQGIGYIYLPGVYGKGKCLPHLNGKQLDYYCSAVSAWYITIAGSLALHFTGVFRLDTLINEFGSIMSVAICSGFLVSIIAYVSALARGAQHRMTGSHIYDFFMGAELNPRLFKWLDMKMFFEVRIPWYILFLLSLATALKQWEELGYVSGEVCFVLMAHFLYANACAKGEELIITSWDMYYEKWGFMLIFWNLAGVPMSYCHCTLYLASHDPSTYRWNRVALAALFAMYLFAYWVWDTCNSQKNMFRAQERGFWVDRKTFPQLPWKYIENPDKIPTVTGDSILCSGWYGMARKVHYTCDWFFAFSWGLITGFNSPFPWFYSVFFTTMIIHRVIRDIQRCRERYGEAWAEYERRVPYLFIPVSSHAWRPT, encoded by the exons ATGCCCCGTAACCGTCGTGCAAATGGGTCAGCCAATAGCTCTGAGAAGCCAGTATCGAAGTCTTTGTCTCCGACAGAGACTCATATGGAGTTCGGTGGTCCGGCTGGAGTGACAGCGTTGATGTTGGGATTTCCTTTACTTATGTACTACATGTACATTGGTGCGACGTTATACGATGGCCATCTTCCAACACCGCAGAATGGGGAGACCATCAGTGATTTCCTGTATCATCTTTTCGACCTTGCGTACACCCACGCGTTCCCTCATCGCCGAGCATGGATCATCTACTGGACCTTCCTGATCCTACAAGGGATCGGATACATTTATCTGCCCGGAGTATACGGTAAAGGAAAATGTTTGCCTCATCTGAACGGGAAGCAGCTCGATTACTATTGTTCGGCGGTATCAGCCTGGTATATAACTATTGCTGGCTCGTTGGCCTTGCACTTTACCGGGGTTTTTCGTCTGGATACGTTGATCAACGAATTCGGCTCGATTATGTCGGTGGCTATCTGTTCCGGGTTCCTGGTCTCCATAATCGCCTATGTGTCGGCATTGGCCAGAGGGGCGCAACATCGCATGACCGGCTCACATATCTATGACTTCTTCATGGGTGCCGAACTGAACCCTCGGCTGTTCAAATGGCTTGACATGAAGATGTTTTTCGAAGTCCGAATCCCCTGGTacatcctgttcctcctgTCACTGGCAACAGCGTTGAAGCAATGGGAAGAATTGGGCTATGTTTCAGGCGAGGTGTGTTTCGTGTTGATGGCACACTTCCTGTACGCCAACGCGTGCGCCAAGGGCGAAGAATTGATTATCACCAGTTG GGATATGTATTACGAGAAATGGGGCTTTATGCTAATTTTCTGGAACCTCGCCGGGGTGCCAATGAGCTACTGTCACTGCACCCTGTACCTCGCGTCGCACGACCCATCAACCTATCGTTGGAATAGAGTTGCGCTGGCTGCACTGTTCGCGATGTATCTCTTTGCTTACTGGGTGTGGGACACATGCAACAGCCAGAAGAACATGTTCAGAGCCCAGGAACGCGGGTTCTGGGTTGACCGGAAGACATTCCCTCAACTTCCCTGGAAGTATATCGAAAACCCCGATAAGATTCCTACCGTAACGGGTGACTCCATTTTGTGCAGCGGATGGT ATGGTATGGCACGCAAAGTGCACTATACTTGCGATTGGTTTTTCGCCTTTTCCTGGGGGCTGATTACAGGATTCAACTCGCCATTCCCATGGTTCTACTCGGTGTTTTTCACGACAATGATTATCCACCGCGTCATTCGGGATATCCAGCGATGCCGGGAGAGATACGGCGAGGCGTGGGCGGAATACGAACGCCGCGTCCCATACCTGTTCATTCCGGTAAGTTCTCACGCATGGCGCCCAACCTGA
- a CDS encoding transcription factor domain-containing protein (predicted protein), translated as MCQTVGLHRSSTTKGDPSTLAETKRHVFWLLYTIDKNISLNLGFTSHFQDHDIDTDLFTPSDHHQYRSWDLMTLVTAEFATIQGRVYDELYSISASRASDEKRLNAIEKLSVDLIAVRDKLLAIDVSAGLYADSLHGMAACADFITYSVLTVIYRAETRPRNAMAISSRCYEAATLALHSHLKCFTYFRGRQTHKQIEYVHWILLYPSFAPFVIVFTHAITTASNADLSLLQETVKSLDLIKGLSLR; from the exons ATGTGCCAGACTGTTGGTTTACATCGGagttccaccaccaaagggGACCCGTCCACCCTCGCCGAGACGAAGCGGCATGTCTTTTGGCTGCTTTACACCATTGATAAGAATATATCCCTGAACCTGGGGTTCACTTCACACTTCCAAGATCATGATATAGACACAGACCTCTTTACCCCTTCAGATCATCACCAGTATCGCTCATGGGACCTAATGACCCTCGTCACGGCTGAGTTCGCGACGATCCAAGGAAGGGTCTATGATGAACTATACTCCATTTCCGCCTCCAGAGCCAGTGACGAGAAGAGGTTAAACGCCATTGAGAAGCTTTCTGTGGACCTGATTGCTGTTCGAGACAAATTGCTCGCG ATTGATGTCAGTGCGGGCCTCTATGCGGACTCGCTCCATGGCATGGCTGCATGTGCTGACTTCATCACCTACTCGGTGCTGACGGTTATCTATCGAGCCGAAACACGGCCACGCAATGCCATGGCGATCTCCTCCCGATGCTATGAAGCTGCCACACTAGCTTTGCATAGCCACCTAAAATGCTTCACCTATTTCCGGGGTCGTCAAACCCATAAGCAAATCGAATATGTTCATTG GATTCTACTCTATCCATCCTTTGCGCCATTTGTGATTGTCTTCACACATGCGATTACCACTGCCAGCAACGCTGACCTCAGTCTCCTCCAGGAGACGGTCAAGTCTCTCGACCTAATTAAGGGGCTATCTC TACGATAG